In Mastomys coucha isolate ucsf_1 unplaced genomic scaffold, UCSF_Mcou_1 pScaffold9, whole genome shotgun sequence, the genomic window CAtggccttttttttaaaagggtttattttaattatgtatatctgtatatgggtacatacacgtgtgtgcaggttcccagaggccagagacatcagattcctctggagctggaggttATGGGAAGTTGTTAGCTGCTTCATGTGGGCGCTGGAACTAAACTCATGTTCTCTGGTAGAGCAGTATGGAcccctagccactgagccatctctcaagccccagaAATGATCATGGTCTTGATAAACAACACACTAGTCAGTAATAAAAATCTCAGGTACCTAGGAAAAACTGAAACCTCACATCACAAGTCCTTCCcagaaacaaacacatgcacTCTGCAAGCCTAGGAAAGGATCCCAAGCAGCCCAGTCAGTCTCtggagcccacatggtggaagaggaggGTTGACTCCTCACACACCAGCCCACACACCTGAACACTCAGGGAAAGTAGCAAATGTAAAACATTCTGTACAGCGTGTCAGGCTCACTGCtcattagaaatgaaaatcatAACAGTATTTTCACCAGCAAAACTACAATGAAAAGGCACATGAAGGCCAGGTGCACTAGTACACATGGTTAATCCTGcaatcagaaggcagaagcaggtaggtctctgagttcaaggtcagcctggtctacatacagtgtgagtcccaggacagccagggctacacagagaaactctgtctaaaaaaacagaaaagaaaaaaaaaaggtatatgaAAACAGTGTTGGCAAAGGTACAGGAGACAAAGACTTTGTGCCTTGCATCATGGTGACTGTGTAAGTGGACACAGCCCCTGAAAGAGAGCTGGTAATAGCTATCAAAATTAGAAACCAGGCCAGGTATGGCAGCACTTGCcttcgcctttaatcccatcactcaaaaagaaaaattgctagcatggtagctcacatctgcAGTGCCAGTGctgaagaagcagaaacaagcagCTCCTAGACAACTGAGCCTGCCTGGCAACTCCCAAGCCagtccctgtctccaaaacaaaaagctaGTCAACACCTGAGGAATGATATCTAAATGGTATTGTCTGGCCAAACACACATGTGAACCTACACACGAGCAagtgtgcatacatataaacaataagACTCAGTAATATGCGTTAGCACAGAACCTACTTGAAGATACACCAAAACATATGTGGCAGGTTCCCACAGATTGGTCAACTAGCTCTAGAAGAGGCTGCCAGACTACATACATTCTCATGCATCCAAATAGGCCTTCTCTCACTTAACCCCAGAAACCACTGCTTGTGCAAGTCTATAGCCCTTCCCAGCCTTCACTTACCTGTCCACAGTATAGGGAGTGAGATGAACCCGGTAAGGAGGCAGGTCATGCCTAGGTTTCTTAGCACCCCAAGGCTCTCCGCCAGCCCGCTGTTTGCGTTTCTTCGAATCGTAGTCATCACTGGAGGTTGACCCAGCACCAGAAACAAAAAATCATATTGTTACACATGTATTCAGTatataaagaactagaaaatcCCTGAGTCCTCAACATTTAAGAAATGAATAcagggactaaagagatggctcagtggtaaggagcactggctcttccggaggtcctgagttcaattcccagcaaccacatggtggctcacaaccatctgtaatgggatctgatgccttctggtgtgtctgaagacagctacagtgtattcatatgcataaaataaatctaaaaagtaaatatatatgtgtgtatatatatatacatatgtatgtatatatacatatatataaatgcaaggtataacatatatacaaaaggctattataagaaaaaaagaacagctttaaaatattgaaagatgagccagcaagatggcttagcagataaaggcacttgccaaagAGCTTAGTGACCTatgtttgatcccagaactccCATGGTGGGAGGAAAGACCTAATCTCTGTAAGCcatctgatctccacacatacatactcaaaaataaataaatataaacaatgttTAAGTTGAAATATCATGGCTAGAGACAGGCTCCAGAACCTTTCCCTGTTGAGCATCCTGCAGGCTTAGTGTTTTAGATTTTTAGTACATTTTATGCATGTggaaattggttttctccttcaactatttgggtcccagggattaaactcaggtcatcaggtttagtggtacatttccctgatgaaccatttctccagcccatgtttTAGAATTTTTGATACAGTCTtctactctgtagcccaggctagccttgaactcatgactgtCAGTCCTCTAGCCTCTGccccaagtgttgggataaaGATACACACCACCAATCCTaacttaaaatcattttttttttttattttggtttttcaacacagggtttctttgtatatccctggctgtcctggaacttactttgtagaccaggctaacctcaaacttgcagagatccacctgtttctacctcctaagtgctggaattaaaggcatgtgccaccacgccaaactcaaattttttaaagaataaaaataaatatttttaactggataaaaaggagggagaaacaaTACTTTTTGCTCCAATAATTCTACCCTTGAAAAACTATCCAAGAAATTGGAGACATGGGGAGCAGTATAAAGCAAAAATAGCAAGTCATATGATGGAGTTCATGCATCCTCACTGACAACTGAATTTAGTGGCTATAATAATGATCTAATCACTAAGGCAGTCACCCAGCTGATGCTTCAAGAGAGTCCTAGTTGTCAGGAGTGTAGCCACTGGTAAGGTGAACTTGCTCCAGTAAATAGCAGCCACCCACAGCCATGTAAGCAGCCATAAGTAACAGAGTAATGTAATCAACCAAAACAAAGGCATAAAGGGAGAATCTGGAGAGGAAGCAGGTTTTCTGTGGGGTGTGTTCTCCAGTGGATGGCTCACACCTATAGCATTCAGGTAGCGTTATTTGAACTCAGAAGCAGACTATGAAGGTAAGCAGGTAATgatagggaggtgggaggagggggaggctggAGGAGTATGATTGAGATACATGTATGCATCATGAGAGTGTCTGGGAAAATGTAGAATATTCCTTTTGTAAAAGAGCGAGAGGAAGAACATTCAGGGCTGGAGGACAGGAGGTTAATGGGGATGTAATCGAAGTGTGCTCAGACACGTGACAGGCATGAAAGaataaacctttaaagaagaTCATGCTACAGAGTGGGCAAATGTCTAAACAAATACCTTGAATATCACAGACCATGTActagctacaaaaaaaaaaaaaaactagcaaggTCGCAAGACAGTACAACAGGAACTGTTTTCCGGGGCAAAAAGCACTTCCCaaactctttttttaagatttatttattatgtatacagcattctgcctgcatgtatgcctgcaagccagaagagggcaccaaatctcattatagatgattgtgagccaccatgtggttgttgaaattgaactcaggacctttggaagagcagaaagtgctcttaacctgtaagccatctctccagccctctacttCCCAAACTCTTACCTTCCTGTCAACAATAGGACATCAAAAAAGGCTAGAATTTTACCTTTCAATGTTACCCTTCTGTtagtcttttgttttgagacaaggtcttaagtAGCTTGGGCTTGGCCTAATCTCCTGTGACCCACAGAGCCAGCAGGAAACATGTTAGTAGTGGGAACAGCAGAAACCTGGCCTGCCTAAAGCCCTCAGATGCTCACAAGAGCAGTCCAATGGCAATGTTattctgcaccccagagctgggAGTTTAACATAAAGCTGGGCTAATGGGCGAACCACCCATGTGGTCAAATCCTTTATAAATTGGCAAATTTTCCTCAGAGTAACTAATTCCTGATGCTCCTTAAAGTAAAACACTGCAGGTGGTACACCAGGGCCTGGTAATCAAACGCAACTGGCAGTTACTACTGGAATTTCAACTGAAAGCAGCAGACTCACAGTCAATGATTTCCAACCAGGTAACATAAACCCTCAAGGTATTTGCTATAGTTCTGTACTGGAGGCTTTCATAAGCTCACAGAATGGAAAAGCCCAGGAAGATACACTAGACACTAGGTGCAAGCCATGTATGCATTTAGGAATGGAGACGGAACAATGGGTTTCAGAAGTGGAGATGATGTAGAGAGCAATGCTGATCTGCCAGAGATCCACAGCAGCCTTTCCCAGAGAACAAACACTAGCTTTTACATGGGAACTGGCcatgccacccccccccccaactctccTCAGGCTATGCCAGGCCTACTTCAAGTGTTTCTCACTCAACTGCTCTTATCAGCATGTGGGAGACAGGTGGTTCCCTTTCTGTAGTTATTTCAAAGAAATCACAGCACAAGAGAACTTTCTACGGTAATCTTACAAAAGGCAGGGTGCTGTGAGATCAAAAATGTATTGTCAAGATTCTGACATTTCAATCTAAGTTTCATTTCAAGATttctatcaaaaaacaaaaacaaaacaagttcaaggctacaaggagataaaaggtggaattgaaataaaaaaagaaggcaggTGATTATACTTGTATAAATCAGGCAATGAATTGAAGATtcgttttctttttccacttcctTTGCATATATTGAATTTTCTATTATAAGAAGCCAAATGAAAACTCTCAAGGACAGTGAAGCACAAAGGAGATGTGAACTTGAGACACAAAGAGCATGCTCCTGGAAATTCCCCAGATTTGCAGATGATAAAGACCACAAGTGTCTCAAGTGTCTCATGCTTGCTCCACATGAAGGCCAAGAAAAGTTTTGGCACAGGACAAATCCTGAACTACTGAATGTATTGTAGTCTCTGTGTTGTAAcactgtgttgtgttgtgttacAAAGTATACACAAAGAAGCCATCTTAAGTTAGGAACTAAAACATTTTGCAACAATCCCTTCTTTGATGTTACTACATTTTGCAACAATCCCTTCTTTGATGTTACTATTTTTTTGTAACAATTCTTGGCATAATCTGTGTTAAATACTAGAAACAAGGGGAAGCTATATACCTTTTAACTACCTGGGCTGAGGAGCTGGCTCGGTGGTAAAGTTGCTTGCTACTGATAGGGACCCCAGTGCCCATGACAAAGCTGATGCAGTCTGTGATCCCAGTCAAAGCTGACACAGTCTGTGATCCCAGTCCTGGAGGGGCAGGACTCTAGACCTTGCTGACCAGTCAACATAGCCAAAATGGCAAGCTCCAGTGAAACTCAATCtctaacaaaagcaaacaaaagccagCAGAGTACAACAGAAGACACTTAGCATCAACCTCCAGGCTCTGCATAGACCTCGATACAAATTCatagaacatgcacacacacagtatctcaaaaccagaaagctaaagagagagagaaaaaaaatgaatgcacaaaCAAACTGGGTATGAtgccacacacctgtaacccagcacatgggagagggaagaggatcagagttcaaaatcatccttagctacattctgagttcaaggccagcctgagctacataagacttGATTCAAAATAAAGTATTTCATCTGGGCAAGTGTGGGAACACACgtatgatcccagcactaggcagGAAGGAGGCTCTCCATGAGGTCAGGCTgcgctacacagtgagaccctgtctcacaagagcaaaacaaaaactgtcaaTGTGACACTCTGAAATATAAACTGCATTAAATCTCAGCTTCGCAGAGGCAGTGTATAAAGTTACTGTATTTGTTAAGTATGTTTCAATGTGTCTGCCtttcagagaaaagggaaagaactATTCTGCCAACAGAAAGAACTATTCGTGTCAACAGGTGTCAAAGGTGGAGCATGGCCCCTAGAAGGAAATGTAATGCCTGATTATCCTCTTACCTTCGGCCCTGGTCCAGTCTTCCATGAGGACCCCGAGCAGGAAATCTGTTCAGGTGGCTCAGGTGAAGTGTGTGGGATGTCTGGAAGAGACTCAGAGCTGAAGAAAGGAAATGGCCGGTGACTCAAAAGCCCTAAAACCCCgtccagcttcctcctcctcctcttcctgtgtaGAGAAGCACCCCCCTCTGTCCTAAGACCATCTGTATGAGAGCAACAAGTCCTTACCTCCAGACCACCCCACAAAGTCACACCCCAACCTGCATGCCACCAGTACTCACGCTTCTGAGGGAAAAGTGGGGGAATTCGGTGAGGCTGAAAGATCAACTGGGGCTGAGCTCCCAGGATCCCTTGCTTCTGGCCCAGAGCTGCCACATGCAGAAGGGGAGGTGCTGGAGACTTCAGTAAGGGCTAAAGGAAAATAGCAAGCTCAGGGGATCCCCAGGTTGATACCATGAAGAGACATCTGTCCCACCCCCTCAACAAAAAAGAGGGATTGTGCCCAAAAGTCAGGCCACAGGaattcctcttctccttcccattGCAGTGGACATGCTAAGGAGAGAAAAATACCTGATTGGAGAGTGTCTGCACCTTGACAGCATTCCAGGGCACTGCCTGGCCTGGGTTATATGCAGCCTTCACCAGCACCTTCTCACCCAGCTGGGGTAGTCGTCCCTTCACCACACTGCCAGCACATAAACCAGGAGGCCCCATCAGAAGGCACCCTGGACAAGTTATCCTGACTGCCCCCGGGAAGACCTTCTCCATCAAAATTTCTCATACCCTTCAGTAAAATAGCAAAGCAATGGCTTTAAGAGGGGGCCCACCAGCGCAGAGACAGAACTGAATGCAACAGCCATTCCCAGAAGAGACTAGCCTCAAGCTTACCTTAGCTGAAAAAAGACTTCTTCATCTACCACCCCAAAGTAGTCATGCAAGCTGGTAACAATGCCAGTGAAGACTCGCTGCTTCTCCCCACTCTGCAAGGTAAGGATAGGTCAAAAGCAACCAGAAGCAACCTCAACAAAATCATGCTATGCCACAGGGAACAGGCTCGTGATATTACAGGAAAattcacacagaaagaaatacagTGGGCACGGCCTATCTATGAAAAGGAGAGAAGCTAATACTTGGCTTTCATCCAAAAGGCACCAAAAGATCTCTCTGCAGCCAGATATTCAAGAGTCCCCCACCAAAGAGTTGTCTGAGTTCCCCAACATGGGCCTACTACCagcacaaaaccaaaccaaacaacaacaacaaaaaaaaaaaaaaaaaaaaaacaccagggATGTTGACCACTgtaacacaagaaacacacatcagACATCCAAGCACACTAGGGTTGTCGCCCCAAAGGGAAACTCACTAGAAAGGGCACCAACATACCTGAAGGTGCCTGGCATTCTGGGACAGGTCTGTGGCCACAGGAGGTGTAAGTAGACCAGGAGGAGGACCCAAAAGAGATGTGGAAGCCGCGCCTATGGGGACAGAGAAGCAATCTCCAGGTGCTGCACCTACTATTGTAAGCACTAGAAGATAGCCAGAGGGTCTTGTAAACCCAGAGGTCTAGGTGGCTCCAACCAGCTACtcaaacatttagaaaaaaaccCAAGAGCCATATTTTTGGAAACTGAGTCTAGAGCATATCCTGAGTGTAACGAGTAAGGAGGTAAGCACCTGAGAAGTTTCGTCCCCCTGGAAGTGGGTTGATCCTCTGGCGCTTAAACTGGGACATTTGGAATACTGTCCTTTCAAGGTCTTGGGGGGAAACCttgaatcaaaaaagaaagaagttaacaGCTCGAATGGAAAACTTCCATCTATTGGGGGGACGGGGGAGGATAGAAAATCTTAACGAAGTAAAGCTTTTGAGGTGAAGAGGTGGGTCCTAAAATGGAGGAATAAAGAAGGATGTAGAGGAGGAGATGAGATAGGTAATTACGTTACTCCAGTTTCTTCTCACAATAACCTAGTGGTGAGTGCTAGTGACATGCTGgtttacagacaaggaaactagAGCTTTGAGATCAGGAGACTTGCCCATGGCCACAAAACCAGGTAGTGACAGAGTGGGACTCACACCCAGGTCTCCCAACAACTTAGCACTCCTTTCACTATGTCACTGGCACCCTTAGAGAGGCTGGCGGAGTGAGAGGCTGGAAGAGCTCCGgtgatattcattcattcaaaaacatCCGCCAAAACACTCCACGCGGGGCCGGGGCAAAAAAATAAAGGTGCGAGTAGCGGGTTGGTGATGCGGGCCCTCTCCCCGGAAGCCCGCCAGGAGCCTTTAGGACCCGCTGGTGGGAAAGGAGCTGTCCAGCCGTCCCTCGCCAAGCGGCCTGCACGCCGCTCCCTCCTCCTAGGTCCCGACCCTAGGCTCCGGCCTCCGCAGCCGCCTGCGCAGAGCCTTCCGGGCCGGGCCACCGAGAGGCCACCGTGGGAGGACCACGGCGCGAGGTTTCTCCTCCTCCCGCCCGCCCCAGGGCCGAGGCCGTTGCCAGGGAGACGGAGCTTGCAGTCCAGAGGGGGCTCGGCTCTTTCCGCGACTGGCGCATCTTCGCTGTTCGGACCCCGCGGCCTCGCCACCCGAGAGAGACGGAGAGGCGGAGGCGCAACGGGAGGCTCCCAACCCACCTGCGGGCCAGGGCCACGACACCAGGGGGACAAAGACACCCGGAACCACCgcagctgctgctgccaccaccaccggaAACGCCTCTCCGGAAGAGCGACCACTGGTCGGAAGCTGCCACTCTCCCGGATATGGTACCTCCCTCTTCTCCATcgacctctcccttcccccacaccagcCTGCCATCCCGCTCCAACTGTGGAACGGAAGTGCGCCTTCCCAGATCCGATAATGCCTTCGGAAGCTGAGCTCGGTGGTGTCCTCTCTCAAGTGTCCCATCAGAAAAGTAGGCTCAAACCATTGGTTCCTGGTCTCAAAATGACTGGAACTGTACCCCTCCCTCAAACCCAAGGAAGGGACTGCCACTTACACActctgctctgctccactaaCCTCTAAGACTACCGCAGCAAACAGCGCCTCCATTGGCTGGAGGAGGAGCATGCCTACTCGGGGTCCATTTCCAGGGGATATTCTCCTAAGGCCAATGACCACCCCACCGCACCCCCACCCCTATTCCTGCCCTTCTGTCGACTACACCACCAGCAAAGGGTAAGCATATCCGTAATCTGTCCTCAAACTCTCAAATATGAAATGTACAAGATCTCAATGAAATGGTATATCCAAAATCTTGCCAGAAATGTGGCTATTTTCAAAACTATAAACAGTTGCCAGCCCCCCTCCTTTAACCTCTggcctcccatctctccactcctgTTTGCCTCCAGCAGCACACCCTTTCCAGTTCACTTAACAGTCACCAGCACACATTGAGAACGTTTAATGTTACTTTATCCTCCTAACAAGCTTATGAGGTAGGTAAGGCGGGCATCATCCCAAGTAGGAAGCTGTGGCTCAGAAATGAAGAGACTTCCCTGTGGTCTAAACTCCAGGATAGAACACAGCATCTTAGAGTTGACCTTGCAAGTTATTTGTCGTTCCTCACAATGTTGTTTGATCTTCCCCCCATTCCTCATTCAGCCTTCAAGGGCTGTGCTCCAGAGCCGTGACTCACTACAAAGATACCCAAGGCAGTGTTGTTCTTGGTCCTAGGGCTGCCGTCTCAGGTAtgaggaagaaattagaaatCCACATCAGTAACTGTTCATTGTGGGGTGAAGATCAGTGCCATCCTTCCAGTGACACCCAAAACACCAACCCTTTGGATGAATGATTCCATCAGATAGAAGTCAGAAGTCTAACAAAGATTGCATAAACATTCTGCAACACTCTGACACATTCCCATACTAAACATGCTCTGTGAGCACCTGATTAATAAGTCAGTTCACATTGCCTATGGCCAGAGATTTCTGATGAGGAGGAAGTGCCCCGGAAGAGTGCTGGAACTACACTCAAGGACCTCTTGGGGAACCAGGGCTCCTTGCCTTAGAGAAGGACTTGGCCTTCACCTTGAAGAAGAGCAAGCACCAATAGCTTTTCCTGGCAGTGCAGAGAAGCAGCAGTAAGCCAAAATGGGAGGGACTTCTTGGCAAATCCTCTCCACCCAAGGTCACCAGGTATACCAAGAGGTCATACAGAAAGATTTTTTGCTCGTGGCTTCTTAACCACCAGTGTTGGTATAAAGGTCTTCCGTTGGGAATGGCATGGAGTCCTGTCAGAGAGGTTCCTGAACTCCATCCTATAGAAAAGCAAAGGAACGTTagactggaagaaaaagaaaacaggcataTGAAGCCTTGCTTACCTTTTGAGAAGATGCCAACCATGACAGACTTCATCCACAGGAAAATACTTTGCCTGGCCCTAAATTTCAGTGTTAAGGAGTGAGGGCTTGTCACATGAGGATGAACATATTGCCCACAATCTGGTTGTGGCTTCAAGAAGGCCACTGTCCCCAATCTCATGTCATCTTCCCTCTCTTCACCAACAAATGGGGCATCTTAACTACTCTTGTTACCTGAAGTCTCTTCTCCTATACTTTGTCTCACCAATTCCATAGGGACTAAGATGACAACTGTCAAGATGGGACAATATCAACATCCTGGCCCATCAATCTCTCCCCACTGCCTTAACTTGAATTACACACAAGACTCACCTGGGCCCAGAACTATCAGGAAGAACAGGAGGCTCAGGAAGTCGAGAGCTCCTCCAGCGGATCCGATTGAGCAGAACCTTGACCTTATCCCAGTGGGAAAGATCCTGCTGAGCAAAGAATAGGGCTCATCATACAGAGCATCTATATTCTATACATCTCTAATGAAGCTACCAGGACTTTCACTGTGACAGCAAATCACCTGGAATCCTGTCGTTTCCCTAAAGCTCTGACTTGGGGGGTGGGGCACTTACACATTCCCATGTTCTCCCACCCTGCACCATTCTACCACCTGTTCCACATATATCCATCACTACCTTGGGCTCCTGGGAGGGCGGAAGGATGTGGGTAGGTTCCAGCAAAGCCTCTGGCAGCCTGGAGGGGCTGGTGACAAGCACCCCCACCTCTGGAAGTGAAGCTGCCTCTGCACCTTCTGAAAGAGAACTACATCATCTGGGGCCAGAAACAAGCAGGAAGCAACCCCACTAAGCTACAATTCAGGGGTCTGCTGATGGGACCCTGGGCAGGCACATAGGCAGCAGAATGCAGGTGAAGACACAGTTGTCCCTTACCTGGGTCCTTTGTCTGGCTCAGCTCCTCTCTGTGCCCCTGGACCATATTGTCTGGGATATGCGATGATGAAAGAGCTGGAGCCAATACTTCCTCCTCAGGCTCCTGAGACAAGCAAGATGGAACAAGCCAAGACTCACTCAAAAGCTGAGGCTGTTCCAAAGGCATTCGTGCTCCAGGGGTCCCACCCTTCCCCTGCTTTCCTCTCTAACTGACCTGACCACCTGCACCTGTCCATCACTTACCCTAGAGGGTCTCTGGGtctgcagctgcagctgcaggtACAGCTGCTGGAGCCTCGCCATCTGCTCCAGCACAAGGCACAGGTGTTCCAGGTAACGCAAGCCCTGACCTGGAAGGCAGGTACAGGCTCCAGACTCCATATGATCAACCTGTGGGACATGTTAAGGTAGGAAGACCTTCAGAGTCAGCCAAAACTCCCATTCTGGGTAGCCAGGCTGTGCCGAACCAACAAAATGGGACACAGCAGACAAGCCAAGAAAGACACACTTGGCTGGCTTCCCCAGTGGTCAGCTGAGCATGGCACCCATACCTGTCTGCATCTTCTGTGGGGGTGGCTACATACTGCTGGGTGCGAGGTGAGACAAAAAGCAATGACACAACCATCAATTAGGGGCAAGGAACGCCCCACCCCGAGAGAGCTCCAGGGAAAATGGGGGGAAGGGTCCCCATGAGCCACACCTCAGGgctttctccaccccaccccactccactccACTTTAGCCAAGATGAACACTCACCTCCTTTGCTTCTTCCAGACCAGCCTCTAGCTCAGTGTCTGCCTCTGTGGACTCCAGTTCTCCTACAAAGATGGGCACTCCACCTACAGGCTTGCTTAGCAGCTGCAGGGAGCCATGCCGCCCAGACAAGCTGGGAAACTCTCGAGATCTCTCCAGCACCTGTTCCAGCTTCTGTCTGGCCAGCAGACGGTCTAGCTGGGCAGGAGGCAGCTCAGGGCTCCCCATGGGCTCAAGGTTCAGAGAATCTTGAGAAAGTCCTGACAAGGTAGCCAAAGAGCTGTCCCCAACTACCATCTCCATGCCCGAGTCCTGGGAAGCCAATTTCAGAAGTGGCATctgtctctccagacccctcaGCTCACTCCGTCCCTCCCTGAAGTCCAGTGAACACCCGGGAGTTTTATCTGGTATCCGTCTGTAGGTGCAGGTGACTCCTGGCACCACACAGCCTTGTGCCAGGTCCTCAAAGGCCCCATCTGTAAGGAGAATTTGTATCAAGCTGGGCAGGATGCCCTCAACACCCCCAGCATTCCTAGCACCCGGCAGCATTCCTATACCAGTGGTGAACAAGGACACAGGACATCCACATCCCCACTGAGATAAAGTTCCACCCTTGCTTAGAAGGTGTCTAGCTAGTGTTCTTCTAACAATTGTTGACAGCCAACAAACACACACTTTGAGCATGTGGTAGGCAAAGTCCTGGCAAGGTATGACAATCTGCAATGCAGATAGCTTAACAGACCCTTAACTAAGGTTCACCCGAAACAAGTCTAATGCCACGGACTTCTTGGAtatgggagggagaaagagcaagGTGAAGGTTACACAGTGCTATCTG contains:
- the LOC116085330 gene encoding bcl-2-binding component 3, isoforms 3/4-like, which codes for MRALSPEARQEPLGPAGGKGAVQPSLAKRPARRSLLLGPDPRLRPPQPPAQSLPGRATERPPWEDHGARFLLLPPAPGPRPLPGRRSLQSRGGSALSATGASSLFGPRGLATRERRRGGGATGGSQPTCGPGPRHQGDKDTRNHRSCCCHHHRKRLSGRATTGRKLPLSRIWAAVSGMRKKLEIHISNCSLWGEDQCHPSSDTQNTNPLDE
- the CUNH8orf58 gene encoding uncharacterized protein C8orf58 homolog isoform X1, coding for MPRVGTTLTDYAWVSALHLRAGPRPAPRGECPGTTPIWAGTGGQSRLGAIRDLGTPGITPVLLQRFPRLEHAMLSRRRVFVVERLGGRDGAFEDLAQGCVVPGVTCTYRRIPDKTPGCSLDFREGRSELRGLERQMPLLKLASQDSGMEMVVGDSSLATLSGLSQDSLNLEPMGSPELPPAQLDRLLARQKLEQVLERSREFPSLSGRHGSLQLLSKPVGGVPIFVGELESTEADTELEAGLEEAKEVDHMESGACTCLPGQGLRYLEHLCLVLEQMARLQQLYLQLQLQTQRPSREPEEEVLAPALSSSHIPDNMVQGHREELSQTKDPEGAEAASLPEVGVLVTSPSRLPEALLEPTHILPPSQEPKQDLSHWDKVKVLLNRIRWRSSRLPEPPVLPDSSGPRMEFRNLSDRTPCHSQRKTFIPTLVVKKPRAKNLSV
- the CUNH8orf58 gene encoding uncharacterized protein C8orf58 homolog isoform X2; translation: MPRVGTTLTDYAWVSALHLRAGPRPAPRGECPGTTPIWAGTGGQSRLGAIRDLGTPGITPVLLQRFPRLEHAMLSRRRVFVVERLGGRDGAFEDLAQGCVVPGVTCTYRRIPDKTPGCSLDFREGRSELRGLERQMPLLKLASQDSGMEMVVGDSSLATLSGLSQDSLNLEPMGSPELPPAQLDRLLARQKLEQVLERSREFPSLSGRHGSLQLLSKPVGGVPIFVGELESTEADTELEAGLEEAKEVDHMESGACTCLPGQGLRYLEHLCLVLEQMARLQQLYLQLQLQTQRPSREPEEEVLAPALSSSHIPDNMVQGHREELSQTKDPEGAEAASLPEVGVLVTSPSRLPEALLEPTHILPPSQEPKDLSHWDKVKVLLNRIRWRSSRLPEPPVLPDSSGPRMEFRNLSDRTPCHSQRKTFIPTLVVKKPRAKNLSV